The Primulina tabacum isolate GXHZ01 chromosome 16, ASM2559414v2, whole genome shotgun sequence genome window below encodes:
- the LOC142529060 gene encoding leucine-rich repeat extensin-like protein 7, whose product MNLPSPITSTAMPPFSRRRCPSMLLLTAIILSLLASQFHNASAGQNDIIRDANALNFENASLRQAYIALHAWKRAIYSDPFNFTANWRGPRVCSYQGVFCAPSLNDSSTKVVAGIDLNNADIAGYLPDELGLLTDLALFHINSNRFCGVVPKSFKRLRLLFELDLSNNRFVGGFPTVVLSLPTLKFLDLRFNEFEGPVPTEIFDKDLDAIFLNDNRFRLGIPKNLGNSPVSVLVLANNNLGGCIPSSIGKMGKTLNELILMNDNLTGCLPPEIGLLKELTVFDVSFNGLQGSLPAEIGRMKSLEQLNVAHNLFTGEVPSGICQLPRLENFTYSYNYFTKEAPQCSKLGGQTVTDGRENCIPGKSDQRSAKECASEAAKPFDCSKFRCGGFLSVPSRRRPPVGQKPPSPKPSQGPRPRFQRPPPPTSRSSPSSRSHPPPPPTHEVFTPPPPTHEIPPVTRLPPPPQHETPPPPYIYPSPPPPPPSPPPPPPPPHIYPSPPPPSPSPPPPPPPYVNSSPPPPPPSPSPPPYVYSPPPPPSPSPPPPPPPYVYPSPPPPYVYSSPPPPSPPPPYVYSSPPPPTPYIYASPPPPPYVHSPPPSPPSVGCELPPPSPSPPPPYKYSSPPPSSPSPPPPYKYSSPPPPSPSPPPPYKYSSPLPPSPSPPLPYKYSSPPPPPEITPLPPVRGVSYASPPPPSIPYY is encoded by the coding sequence ATGAATCTCCCCTCACCCATTACTTCCACCGCAATGCCGCCGTTCTCACGGCGGCGCTGTCCCTCGATGTTGTTACTAACAGCCATCATTCTCTCCCTGTTAGCCTCACAGTTCCACAATGCCTCCGCCGGACAAAATGACATTATCAGGGATGCCAACGCGCTTAACTTCGAGAATGCAAGTCTCCGGCAAGCCTACATTGCCCTGCATGCATGGAAAAGAGCCATTTATTCAGATCCATTCAACTTCACTGCGAACTGGAGGGGCCCACGAGTTTGTTCCTACCAGGGAGTGTTCTGCGCGCCTTCTCTCAACGATTCCTCCACCAAAGTGGTGGCGGGGATCGACCTGAACAACGCTGACATCGCCGGTTACCTGCCTGATGAGCTTGGGTTGCTGACTGATCTTGCTCTGTTCCACATTAACTCGAACAGGTTCTGTGGTGTGGTTCCGAAGAGCTTCAAGAGATTGAGGCTTCTTTTCGAGCTGGATTTGAGCAACAATAGATTCGTCGGGGGTTTTCCTACCGTGGTACTCTCATTGCCTACTTTGAAATTCTTGGATCTCAGGTTTAATGAATTTGAGGGGCCTGTTCCGACCGAGATTTTTGATAAGGATTTGGATGCGATTTTCCTGAATGATAACCGGTTCCGGTTGGGTATCCCGAAGAACCTGGGGAATTCGCCGGTTTCTGTTCTGGTTCTGGCGAATAATAATCTTGGCGGATGCATCCCCAGTAGCATTGGGAAGATGGGAAAGACTTTGAACGAGCTGATTTTGATGAACGACAATTTGACGGGATGTTTGCCGCCGGAGATTGGGTTGTTGAAGGAGCTGACGGTGTTTGACGTCAGCTTCAATGGCCTACAGGGATCCCTGCCAGCGGAGATCGGCCGTATGAAGAGCCTAGAGCAGCTGAATGTGGCGCACAATCTTTTCACAGGAGAGGTGCCCAGTGGCATTTGCCAGCTGCCGCGGCTGGAGAACTTCACTTATTCGTATAATTACTTCACAAAGGAGGCACCGCAGTGCAGTAAGTTGGGTGGGCAGACGGTGACCGATGGGCGGGAGAATTGTATTCCTGGGAAGAGTGATCAGAGGTCTGCTAAGGAGTGTGCTTCGGAAGCTGCGAAGCCGTTTGATTGTAGCAAGTTTAGGTGTGGAGGGTTTCTTTCCGTGCCCAGTAGGAGGCGGCCGCCAGTTGGGCAAAAGCCTCCGTCTCCGAAACCATCGCAAGGGCCAAGACCACGTTTCCAGCGTCCGCCTCCGCCTACGTCCAGATCTTCGCCGTCTAGCAGGTCACACCCTCCACCTCCGCCTACTCATGAAGTCTTCACTCCACCTCCGCCTACTCATGAAATCCCTCCGGTGACTCGGCTTCCTCCACCACCACAGCATGAGACGCCGCCCCCACCTTATATTTACCCATCACCACCGCCTCCTCCACCCTCACCACCTCCGCCGCCGCCGCCACCTCACATTTATCCATCACCTCCTCCACCTTCTCCAtccccaccaccaccaccaccaccatacGTGAATTCCTCACCGCCACCGCCACCACCTTCCCCCTCACCACCACCATACGTCTACTCACCACCGCCGCCACCTTCACCAtccccaccaccaccaccaccaccttaTGTATACCCATCCCCACCACCACCATATGTATACTCATCGCCGCCGCCGCCCTCCCCACCACCGCCATATGTATACTCATCGCCGCCGCCGCCAACACCTTATATCTATGCCtccccaccaccaccaccatatgTACATTCGCCACCACCATCGCCCCCATCAGTTGGTTGTGAACTGCCGCCTCCCTCACCATCGCCCCCACCACCTTATAAATATTCGTCACCGCCCCCTTCCTCACCGTCCCCTCCACCACCTTACAAGTACTCCTCTCCCCCGCCTCCCTCTCCGTCCCCCCCACCACCTTACAAATACTCCTCTCCCCTGCCTCCCTCACCGTCCCCTCCACTACCTTACAAGTATTCATCACCGCCACCTCCTCCAGAAATCACACCACTTCCTCCCGTAAGAGGAGTTTCCTACGCATCTCCGCCACCCCCTTCGATTCCATACTACTAA